One segment of Erigeron canadensis isolate Cc75 chromosome 2, C_canadensis_v1, whole genome shotgun sequence DNA contains the following:
- the LOC122587197 gene encoding cytochrome P450 77A2-like yields the protein MELSYITIFSTLFSIITIILFLARPKRRLNLPPGPPGWPIVGNLLQVAGSGKPFFQYVRELLPIYGPIITLKMGTRTMIILSQADLVHEALIEKGQVFATRPAENPTRVVFSCNKFTVNAALYGPVWRSLRRNMVQNALSTSKLRTFKDVRVTAMDKLVERLKSEAKANDGAVWVLKNARFAVFCILLSMCFGVEMDEKTIEEMDDMMKTVLITLDPRLDDYLPLLRPFFSKQRKRAMQVREQQIAMLVPFIERRKSALKNHLAMAAEFSYLDTLFDLTVEGRKDPPTNAEIVTLCSEFLNGGTDTTATAIEWAIARFIESPTIQSRLYEEIKSVVGCERKVEEKDLEKMPYLNAVVKELLRKHPPTYFSLTHSVIEPAKLAGYDIPIGTNVEIYLPGISDDPKLWVNPERFNPDRFLTGGETADITGSAGIKLIPFGVGRRICPGLGMATVHVTLMIARMVQEFEWRSWPENSKVDFSEKLEFTVVMKNTLRATITPRV from the coding sequence aTGGAGCTTTCTTACATCACCATCTTCTCTACACTTTTTTCCATCATAACCATAATTCTCTTCCTCGCCCGCCCCAAACGCCGCCTTAACCTCCCTCCCGGCCCGCCCGGTTGGCCCATAGTTGGCAACCTTTTACAAGTTGCGGGTTCGGGCAAACCATTTTTTCAATATGTTAGAGAGTTGTTACCAATTTATGGTCCTATTATTACTCTTAAAATGGGTACGCGAACCATGATTATATTGTCCCAAGCGGATTTGGTTCATGAAGCATTAATTGAAAAGGGTCAGGTTTTCGCTACCAGACCAGCTGAAAACCCGACCCGAGTTGTGTTTAGCTGCAACAAGTTTACAGTTAACGCGGCCCTGTATGGGCCCGTTTGGAGATCTTTGAGACGAAATATGGTGCAAAATGCTCTTAGTACGAGTAAATTACGTACGTTTAAAGATGTTAGAGTAACGGCCATGGATAAGTTAGTTGAAAGGTTGAAAAGTGAGGCTAAGGCGAATGATGGTGCGGTTTGGGTGTTGAAAAACGCAAGATTTGCGGTTTTTTGTATACTTTTGTCTATGTGTTTTGGTGTGGAAATGGATGAGAAAACTATTGAAGAAATGGATGATATGATGAAAACGGTGTTAATTACGCTTGATCCAAGGCTAGATGATTATTTGCCTTTGTTAAGGCCCTTTTTCTCGAAACAAAGGAAGCGAGCGATGCAAGTGAGGGAACAACAAATCGCGATGTTAGTTCCTTTTATTGAAAGGCGGAAATCCGCGTTAAAAAACCACCTTGCCATGGCCGCGGAGTTTTCTTATTTGGATACTTTGTTTGATTTGACTGTGGAAGGAAGGAAGGATCCACCGACTAATGCGGAAATAGTAACGCTATGTTCGGAGTTTCTGAACGGTGGGACGGATACGACTGCGACCGCCATCGAGTGGGCGATCGCCAGGTTTATCGAGAGCCCGACAATCCAGTCGCGACTCTATGAAGAAATAAAGTCGGTTGTGGGTTGCGAGAGAAAAGTTGAAGAGAAAGATCTTGAGAAAATGCCGTATTTAAATGCGGTTGTCAAAGAGTTGCTAAGAAAGCATCCCCCGACTTATTTTTCACTGACACATTCGGTTATTGAGCCTGCAAAACTTGCAGGCTACGATATACCGATTGGTACTAATGTGGAGATTTATCTCCCCGGGATTAGCGATGATCCAAAACTCTGGGTCAATCCTGAAAGGTTTAACCCAGATAGGTTTCTTACTGGTGGTGAAACCGCAGATATAACTGGTTCAGCTGGGATAAAACTAATTCCATTTGGAGTGGGACGAAGGATTTGCCCGGGGTTGGGGATGGCGACGGTCCATGTAACTCTCATGATTGCAAGGATGGTTCAAGAATTCGAATGGAGATCATGGCCGGAAAATAGTAAGGTTGATTTTAGTGAGAAATTGGAGTTTACGGTTGTGATGAAGAACACTCTTAGAGCTACTATCACACCTAGGGTTTAA
- the LOC122588080 gene encoding trihelix transcription factor PTL-like encodes MDHHGRYGQPAFTAGNPSLHFHSPTPIPSLVSEVPIYMHQVLNPNAPHNNTFNDTTTISLPLPPAPPHTYPHQTVWDGISDGINLNQGGTTIRWPRQETLTLLEIRSRLDHCFKEATSSNHKAPLWDEISRIMNEEYGYQRSGRKCKEKFENLYKYYKKTKEGKVGKNDGKHYRFFRQLEALFGDQQHTTNNNNNINIVDPSSQSNYSSEYGTTPSYEKNKRTSSSSDIHHYELKNKRIIAAIEASIELHFTQLMSKQEEWGEKILCTIESKEKERVAIEEEWRKQEGARLEQEYEAWASHVGRIEARDKSLLEYLQTLIRVKSGNNSKENGCCSSDNNEKCKGNWSESEISSLIHIRANKECKFLQDVVVDEEQHDVMMKRLWEEVAFELSLLGYKRTENDCKETWEKICVDFNKRKMEAENTRKEDSSRSYQAI; translated from the exons ATGGATCACCATGGCCGGTACGGCCAACCTGCGTTTACCGCCGGCAACCCATCACTCCATTTTCACTCACCAACACCAATCCCTTCACTTGTCTCCGAAGTACCAATTTACATGCATCAAGTACTAAACCCTAATGCACCAcataataatacttttaatgacaCCACCACCATATCTCTGCCGCTACCACCAGCACCGCCGCATACATATCCACATCAAACCGTTTGGGACGGCATTTCCGATGGGATCAACTTAAACCAAGGTGGCACTACCATTAGATGGCCAAGACAAGAAACACTTACACTTCTTGAAATTAGATCTCGACTTGACCATTGCTTCAAAGAAGCCACTTCTTCTAACCATAAAGCCCCTTTATGGGATGAAATCTCTAG GATAATGAATGAGGAGTATGGGTACCAAAGAAGTGGAAGAAAATGCAAagaaaagtttgaaaatttgTACAAGTATTATAAGAAGACTAAAGAAGGCAAAGTTGGCAAAAATGATGGTAAACACTATCGATTTTTTCGCCAACTTGAAGCTCTCTTTGGAGATCAACAACATACGAcgaataacaataataatatcaatattgtTGATCCAAGCAGCCAATCGAATTATTCATCCGAATATGGAACAACACCATCTTATGAAAAGAACAAAAGAACTAGTAGTAGTAGTGATATTCATCATTAtgagttaaaaaacaaaagaattatAGCCGCAATTGAGGCGTCAATCGAGTTGCACTTCACACAACTAATGAGTAAACAAGAAGAATGGGGGGAAAAGATTTTGTGTACAATTGAGAgtaaagaaaaggaaagggTGGCTATTGAGGAAGAATGGAGGAAACAAGAAGGGGCTCGATTGGAACAAGAATATGAAGCTTGGGCTAGCCATGTTGGTCGAATTGAGGCTCGAGACAAATCTTTACTCGAATACTTACAAACCCTAATTAGGGTTAAATCGGGGaataattcaaaagaaaacgGTTGTTGTTCTAGCGATAATAATGAgaaatgtaaaggtaattggAGCGAGTCAGAAATTTCTAGCTTGATTCATATAAGAGCAAACAAGGAGTGCAAATTTCTTCaagatgttgttgttgatgaagaaCAACATGATGTGATGATGAAGAGGCTTTGGGAGGAGGTGGCTTTCGAATTGTCTCTCTTGGGTTATAAACGAACCGAAAATGATTGTAAAGAGACGTGGGAGAAGATTTGTGTCGATTTTAACAAAAGGAAGATGGAAGCCGAGAACACGAGAAAAGAAGATTCTTCGAGATCATATCAAGCAATATGA